The proteins below are encoded in one region of Spartinivicinus poritis:
- the gspI gene encoding type II secretion system minor pseudopilin GspI → MLKLKSKTKGFTLLEVMVALAIFASAAAVLVISDGSAIKQTIYLEEKILASWIAENQLARMQLEAQWPELGKKEGTVSFAQRNWKVTTEVSKTSQENFNKVELTVSRQEQTKSAEDNVLFTLTGYLRKQS, encoded by the coding sequence GTGTTGAAGTTAAAAAGCAAGACTAAAGGGTTTACCTTGCTAGAGGTAATGGTGGCACTGGCTATTTTTGCCAGTGCTGCCGCTGTGTTAGTTATTTCTGATGGCAGTGCTATTAAGCAAACAATTTATTTAGAAGAAAAAATTCTTGCCAGCTGGATTGCCGAAAACCAATTAGCTCGTATGCAACTAGAAGCTCAGTGGCCTGAGTTGGGTAAAAAAGAAGGCACGGTTAGTTTTGCACAACGTAACTGGAAAGTAACGACTGAAGTGTCAAAAACCTCTCAAGAAAATTTTAATAAAGTGGAGTTAACAGTTTCACGACAAGAGCAAACTAAATCTGCAGAAGATAACGTATTGTTTACCTTAACGGGGTATTTAAGGAAACAGTCTTAA